AGGGACAATGGCGTGGACGCAGGGCGGCCCAAGAGAAAGAAATGTACATCAACAGGAACAAACGCACATAGGTTAGATGTAGTAACTGCACATGCAGTTGTGCTGTAACAAATGATAAGAGTTATTCAATCATATATAACAGTATCTTTTACATCAACAATGTTCAATAATCACAACAGAAAACTCCTCCATTAATGAAATAAGTGAAAAACCTTCATTCGGTGTTTACATATTCCATTGTCCTACCGGAGCAGATGGAACACGGAAACTTATTACATACATTGGTATAAAGTAGTTGCACACAcgcgcaaaagaaaaaaaaagggtaGTTTCCTGGTGGGGATCAAAGTGGCATACAATCAGAGGAGTATTATTGGACGACAATGACACAGTGCAGGCAGGTTAAGGAGGTCAAGCACCAGGGGGCGGCATGAAAGGACCAAGCAAATACATGAGGACGAAAACATGTGTGATAAACTCACCACCGGTGGCTAGATGCTCAGCGTGGAAAGCAGCTCCGCAACGAGGCGCCGTATAGTAAAGCATCTCTGCCCATACTGCAGCAATGAGGTCCCACCGCTGAGCTTCATCCTTGATGCTAATCAGCTGCTGTGCCACCTCACGTGCACAAGGCAGCACTGGAGAAGAATATAGAGATTCAGCGCTCTGACTGATTTTCTTCATGTGAACCTTAGCAGTAAAGTTGTTATTGGACATTTCTTCAAGCTCTATCTCGACAATTTCAACTTGTTCTTTAGCCTTGGGTTCTCCATCACGATCAACGACCCTGGTGTTTTCATCTTGTTCCTTGGATCCCACAGGATcaattttcatttcatcttgtCCTTTTGCCTTGTGTTCTCCATCACGATCGACGACCCTGGTGTTTTCATCTTGTTCCTTGGATCCCTCAAGATCAATTTTGCTTTCTTCAGAAAGAAGAAGCTCAGCTAGATTAATAACCTGTTGTCGACGCGACTGGGATGGCGATAAAATCTTGACAATTTCTTGCTGGGTTTCATCATGTACAACATTGGAGTAGGTAGTCAGCATCACACGGCACTTGAAGACAAGGTACATGATGTAGTTTGATAGCTCTCTGCTCATCAGCTTGTATTGCTTCTTCAACAATCCATCAGAATATGAGGAAGTGGTGGCTTCCTTGTCACCTCTGGAGTCATAATGAAAGCAAATCTCTGTTGCAATGTGCCATATAAGCACGCTTCTTGGGAAATCAACACCACTTCTGACGCTCTCCTCTAATGCCATTACTGTGGTCATGTTGCGATGGAGAAGTGCTAGATGGCCACGGGTGCTTGCAATGTCCCACTCTTCTCTTGTTCCCGATGCTAACAGACTGTCAAGGATGAACTCCTTCATGTGCGCACTGAGACTGAGTTCTGTGATTTCTAGGTCACAGCCAAGCTTTTCACATATAACTCTACAGCAATTGTCTCTGCGTGCACTATCGATCATGTTGTATTGTTTGAGCTTTTGGGACCACTGTTTCTTCTTGCACCATGGATAGAAACAGCGACTGAAGCGGGAGAAAATGAAGATCACAAGAGAGGACACATCTAGGGCTACTGCTCCAACAAGCAGTAGGTAGGACACCATGGTATCAGCTCTACCTCTTCTACTATCAAAAAGTGGCTCCTCCTTTTCAGCAGCCACGAAGAGTGCCAAGGCTACTGGGGTTGCAACATATGGGAAGAGGGTGGGTCCCCCATAGAAGATGGTTTGAAAGATGACTGTGAAAAGAACCTGACTTGGTGAACGACGACCCCCCATAGGCTTAGCGGCCGATCCAGAACCAACTGATGAACCCCTCTCAGGCTTAGAGTTAGAGGCCGGTGGTGTAAAAGCATCAGCCACAACCTCTCGAACAAAGCCTTTGGTGTATAGTCGTGAGTAGCACTGTGCAAGAAGTGCTTCCACGTGCTCATAGGCATTGTGGCGGTCTCCACGAGACAGAAACCCTGCAAGCATGTCATGTAGCTGCCCCTTCTCTGCTAATGCGATGCTCCGCACCGCGTTAAGGGGAGAATCTACAGCCATGATGTTAGTTGTGAGACTAAAGGCCTCCATGAACCTTGGACGACCGGAGGCACCTTTGGACATCCTATCAAATGTTTTATCCATGTCCTGTCTGGCTGTATGCCTCATCGTCTCATAAGAAGTTTGACCTTGCCCATATATCTTCCATGCCACCGTGCTCGTCAGAAACTCTGGTCTCGCAAAGTAAAGGTACAAAGTACGCCCCGCGTACTTGAAGAAcccagagatgaagatgagaaccaTCGCCGTCCTGAGCCGGTGGTCCGGCCAAGAGGCCTTGCCGACGACGTACCCGGCAACTGCTGCCTGGATGAACAGGTTCAGCAGGTGCCGTGTCCATAGCTCGTTGTCCTGCATGGAGAAGGCCGTCATGGTCTCCTGCCCACCTAGGTGGACGAGCACGAACGGTG
This sequence is a window from Miscanthus floridulus cultivar M001 chromosome 10, ASM1932011v1, whole genome shotgun sequence. Protein-coding genes within it:
- the LOC136488451 gene encoding uncharacterized protein encodes the protein MPAVEELWNAWEIHSLILVSMFLQVFLFLCAGRRKHSTNAIQRLVLWLAYLSADSVAVFVLGHLAVHVSSDTQDQGLMSFWAPFVLVHLGGQETMTAFSMQDNELWTRHLLNLFIQAAVAGYVVGKASWPDHRLRTAMVLIFISGFFKYAGRTLYLYFARPEFLTSTVAWKIYGQGQTSYETMRHTARQDMDKTFDRMSKGASGRPRFMEAFSLTTNIMAVDSPLNAVRSIALAEKGQLHDMLAGFLSRGDRHNAYEHVEALLAQCYSRLYTKGFVREVVADAFTPPASNSKPERGSSVGSGSAAKPMGGRRSPSQVLFTVIFQTIFYGGPTLFPYVATPVALALFVAAEKEEPLFDSRRGRADTMVSYLLLVGAVALDVSSLVIFIFSRFSRCFYPWCKKKQWSQKLKQYNMIDSARRDNCCRVICEKLGCDLEITELSLSAHMKEFILDSLLASGTREEWDIASTRGHLALLHRNMTTVMALEESVRSGVDFPRSVLIWHIATEICFHYDSRGDKEATTSSYSDGLLKKQYKLMSRELSNYIMYLVFKCRVMLTTYSNVVHDETQQEIVKILSPSQSRRQQVINLAELLLSEESKIDLEGSKEQDENTRVVDRDGEHKAKGQDEMKIDPVGSKEQDENTRVVDRDGEPKAKEQVEIVEIELEEMSNNNFTAKVHMKKISQSAESLYSSPVLPCAREVAQQLISIKDEAQRWDLIAAVWAEMLYYTAPRCGAAFHAEHLATGGEFITHVFVLMYLLGPFMPPPGA